DNA from Synechococcus sp. CBW1108:
ATTCCTTCCAGCCCAGCAGCGACTGCTCGATCAGGATCTGGGTGACGGGGCTGGCCTCCAGGCCGCTCTTGCAGATCGTCCGAAACTCCTCAGGGTTGTAGGCGATGCCGCCACCGCTACCGCCCAGGGTGAAGGCGGGGCGAATGATACGGGGATAACTGCCGATGGCTGCGCCCACCTGCTCGGCCTGCTCCGGGGTGTGGGCAATGCCGGAAGGGCACACCGCCACGCCGATGCGCTCCATCGCCTGCTTGAACAGCAACCGATCTTCCGCCTTCTGGATCGCCGCCAGGTTGGCGCCGATCAACTCAACCCCGTATTTGGCCAGGGTGCCGTTCTCGGCCAGGGTCACTGCCAGGTTGAGGGCGGTCTGGCCGCCCATGGTTGGCAGCAAGGCATCGGGGCGCTCGATCTCGATCACCCGGGCCACCACCTCGGGGGTGAGCGGCTCGATGTAGGTGCGATCGGCCATGTCCGGATCGGTCATGATCGAAGCGGGATTGGAGTTCACCAACACCACCTCAAAACCTTCGGCCCGCAGGGCTTTACAGGCTTGGGTGCCGGAATAGTCGAATTCACAGGCCTGGCCGATCACGATCGGACCCGACCCCAGCAGCAGGATGCGACGCAGGTCCGTGCGGCGGGGCATGGGGGGGGAGTCTGGCCAAACAGGCCCAGCCTCTCACGCTCACCCCTGGGCGCCTCCAGCCCCAACCCGGCCGCCAGGGCTGCCAGTGGGGCCTGGAATGGTTAACGTGATCGTTAACAAGGTCCATTTTCGATGAGCGAACTCCAGCGGCTGAAAGGGCTGCTGCCCCCTGAATTGCAGAGCTGGGTGTTTGTGGAAGCGGCGGCGTCCGTGGATCCGCCCCTGATCACCATCGAAGAGATCGGCCGCGACGAAGTGGAGATCCAGATCGATCTGGAGAAGTGGGACGCCCTGGCGCTCGACCACCGCAACCTGCTCTTCTGGCATGAGGTGGGGCGCATCCAGAACGACGCCGTGCCCCGCGACGGCTGGGAGATGGCGGCCCTGGCCATCGGCCTGGGTGGGGCCATTGGGGAGTTGTGGGTGCAGGACGGCCTGCTGCTGGTGATGGCCATGGGCCTCTCCGGCTTCGCCGGCTACCGCATCTATCTCAAGAACAATTCTGAAAAGCGCCTGCAGGACGCCGTCTCCGCCGATGAGCGGGCGATCGACCTGGCCACCCGCTTTGGCTACTCCCTGCCCAATGCCTACAAGAGCCTAGGCGGCGCCCTCAAGGAGCTGGTGGAGCAGACCCGCAAGAAGAAGAAGCGGGCCTTCTATGAAGACCGGCTCGAGGCCCTGCGCAAGAGTGCCGGCAAGGCCCGTGCCGAAATGGCCCAGCAACATGGTTCCCGCCAATCCGTCACCAGTGAAAATGTCTATGGTTGAAGCTCCCAATAGACAAGAGCTCACCAGCGAGCAGCTGGCCCAGCTGGCCGCCGAGGCCTGCGACGATCGCAAGGCGGTAGACATCCGCCTGATCCGGGTGGATGAAGTGTCGTCTTTGGCCGACTGGTTTGTGATAGCCAGTGGCCTTTCCGACGTGCAGGTGCGCGCCATCGCCCGCTCGGTGGAAGATCAGATCGAGGCGGCCACTGGCAGGCTGCCCCTGCGCCGGGAGGGGCAGAAGGAGGGCCGCTGGCTGCTGCTCGATTACGGCGATTTGATCGTGCACATGCTCACCCCCAGTGAACGCACCTACTACGACCTGGAATCCTTCTGGGGCCACGGTCAACAGGTGCGCTTCGTAAGCTCCACACCTGCTGTGATTTCCTGAGTCCCATGCAGTGCCCGGTGCCGCCTGAGCAACGGCCCCTGCGGGAATACGAGCAGCTGCTGGAGTCGTGGTTCTTTGTCTGGCCCGCCCACAACTTCAACGAGCTGGTCCGCCCCCTGGCCACCAGCTGGCTGCTGCTGGCCCCCCTCACCGTGCTGGTGGCCAGTGGCAGCTGGGTGATGCGCCATCACCCGGCCCAGCTGGTGCTGGCCGGCCTGGTGGCGGCGGTGGCTCTGCCAATCCTGCTGCTGGTACGCCAGTGGCTCGGTTGGACCTATGTGCACCGGCGCCTGCTCTCCGAACGGGTGGAATACGAGGAGTCGGGCTGGTACGACGGCCAGGTGTGGGAAAAGCCCCTGGCCTGGCGCCAACAGGACCTACTGGTCGCCCAGCACCAGGTACAGCCGGTGCTGAGACGGCTGCAGCAGGCAGCGATGCTGGCGGTGATCCTGGCCCTGCTCGGGGCGAGCCTCTGTCAGGCTCTCTGAAAGCGGCTTCCGGGCACCTGTGACCCTGTCCTCCAGTTTTGGTGGCTCTGCCCGCGGAGATAGCCCTGCCCGCGGAGCTAGCTCTGCCCGTGGAGGTGTTCCTCCGCTGGAAGTGCGGCTGCTGCGCGACGGTATCCCGGAGTCGCGGCATCGGGTGCACGCAGTGGTGTGTGATGGCCGGGGGCGGGTGCTGATGCGAGCCGGCGATCCCCAGCAACTGAGCTTTGTGCGCTCAGCCCTCAAACCGTTCCAGGCCAGCGTGTTTGTCAGCAGTGGCGCAGCCGACCACTGCAACTGCGGCGAGCGGGGCCTGGCGATCGCCTGTGCCAGCCATGCCGGCAGGGCCATCCACGCCCGCGAGGCCTTCAAGTTGCTCTGGGGGGCCGAGCTCGAAGCCGAGCAACTGCAGTGCCCCGTGCCTGCCGCCGGCAGCAGCCCCCTGGAGCACAACTGCTCCGGCAAGCACGCCGCCTTCCTGGCCACCTGCCGCCAGCTGGGCTGGAGCCGCGAGAGCTACCTGCAGATCGCCCACCCGCTGCAGCAGGAGGTGCTGAAGCGGGTAGGGGATCTGCTGGCCCTGCCCGCCGCCGAACTGCTCACCGCCCGCGACGACTGCGGGGCCCCCACCCTGCAGCTGCAGCTCGCCCAGATGGCCCTGCTCTACGCCCACCTGGGCGCCGGCAGCCAGGCCGATCTGGAGCGCCTCAGCCGGGCCATGCTGGCCCACCCCGAGCTGGTGGCGGGTGAGGGGCGCTTCGACACCGAACTGATGCGCCGCGGCCACGGCCAGGTGATTAGCAAGGGTGGCGCCGAGGGCATCCAGTGCCTCAGCCGCGTCGGCGCGGGCATGGGAGTGGCCATCAAGGTGGAAGACGGCTCCAGCCGGGCCAAACATGCGGTGGCGCTACACCTGCTTGAGCAGCTCGACTGGCTCACCCCCATGACCCTCGAGGAGCTAGGCAACCGTTTTCTCCAGCCAGCCCCCCACTTGCGGCTGAAGGTGATCGGCGAGCT
Protein-coding regions in this window:
- the rsfS gene encoding ribosome silencing factor; this translates as MVEAPNRQELTSEQLAQLAAEACDDRKAVDIRLIRVDEVSSLADWFVIASGLSDVQVRAIARSVEDQIEAATGRLPLRREGQKEGRWLLLDYGDLIVHMLTPSERTYYDLESFWGHGQQVRFVSSTPAVIS
- a CDS encoding CGLD27 family protein; translated protein: MQCPVPPEQRPLREYEQLLESWFFVWPAHNFNELVRPLATSWLLLAPLTVLVASGSWVMRHHPAQLVLAGLVAAVALPILLLVRQWLGWTYVHRRLLSERVEYEESGWYDGQVWEKPLAWRQQDLLVAQHQVQPVLRRLQQAAMLAVILALLGASLCQAL
- a CDS encoding DUF3318 domain-containing protein; amino-acid sequence: MSELQRLKGLLPPELQSWVFVEAAASVDPPLITIEEIGRDEVEIQIDLEKWDALALDHRNLLFWHEVGRIQNDAVPRDGWEMAALAIGLGGAIGELWVQDGLLLVMAMGLSGFAGYRIYLKNNSEKRLQDAVSADERAIDLATRFGYSLPNAYKSLGGALKELVEQTRKKKKRAFYEDRLEALRKSAGKARAEMAQQHGSRQSVTSENVYG
- a CDS encoding asparaginase, which encodes MTLSSSFGGSARGDSPARGASSARGGVPPLEVRLLRDGIPESRHRVHAVVCDGRGRVLMRAGDPQQLSFVRSALKPFQASVFVSSGAADHCNCGERGLAIACASHAGRAIHAREAFKLLWGAELEAEQLQCPVPAAGSSPLEHNCSGKHAAFLATCRQLGWSRESYLQIAHPLQQEVLKRVGDLLALPAAELLTARDDCGAPTLQLQLAQMALLYAHLGAGSQADLERLSRAMLAHPELVAGEGRFDTELMRRGHGQVISKGGAEGIQCLSRVGAGMGVAIKVEDGSSRAKHAVALHLLEQLDWLTPMTLEELGNRFLQPAPHLRLKVIGELRFD